The proteins below come from a single Triticum aestivum cultivar Chinese Spring chromosome 5D, IWGSC CS RefSeq v2.1, whole genome shotgun sequence genomic window:
- the LOC123123905 gene encoding mediator of RNA polymerase II transcription subunit 15a isoform X2 produces the protein MDANWRPTQGSDPAALGDWRAQLQPEARSRVVNKILETLRKVLPVSVPDELNELQEVARQFEDKIYTEATNQSDYVRKISLKMVSMETNRQQAHGNAQVIPNQNNSAPALPPQGRNQAQTTKRQSSQQPMMQMLSGLHPGQSTIPQTQPMAMQSATQSGTQQNQLNFVQQSVQSLLHQPQQTVGRQQQQAHPSIHQQPSLHSQQPNIPLQQQQQQLMGHQPNLQQDQLIGQHNGAVEMQEQQRLPVQSNILLNVQQTQQMLNQPYMLLHQTHQLGSQANMASLQHQQLLGTVPYMLLQQNNMDPIQAQRGLQEVSSSSHEDADADYWQEEIYQMVKMLKDQYFADLSELFNKICVKLQHVESIIPPPIPSEQYDRMKSFKTLLERILQMLQISKSIIQPAMRDRVPQYEKQIITILNCLRKAVQPQVQQ, from the exons ATGGACGCCAACTGGCGGCCCACCCAAGGGTCGGACCCCGCCGCCCTAGGCGATTGGCGCGCCCAGCTCCAGCCCGAGGCGCGCAGCAGGGTCGTCAATAAGAT ATTGGAGACTCTGAGGAAGGTCCTGCCAGTATCTGTGCCAGACGAACTGAACGAACTTCAAGAAGTCGCCAGGCAATTCGAAGACAAGATCTACACTGAAGCAACCAATCAG TCTGATTATGTGCGGAAGATATCTCTGAAAATGGTCTCTATGGAGACGAACAGACAACAGGCTCATGGAAATGCTCAAGTGATTCCAAATCAAAACAACTCAG CTCCTGCACTCCCTCCACAAGGCAGAAATCAAGCACAGACAACAAAGAGACAATCTTCACAGCAACCCATGATGCAAATGTTGTCTGGCCTTCACCCTGGGCAGTCCACCATTCCACAGACACAGCCAATGGCCATGCAGTCGGCTACTCAGAGTGGTACTCAACAGAATCAATTGAATTTCGTACAACAGTCTGTGCAATCATTACTCCACCAACCTCAGCAAACTGTTGGGAGGCAGCAGCAACAAGCACATCCCTCCATTCATCAACAGCCTTCGCTGCATAGTCAGCAGCCCAATATTCCtttacagcagcagcaacagcagttgATGGGGCACCAGCCAAATTTACAACAAGATCAGCTAATTGGTCAACATAATGGTGCTGTGGAGATGCAGGAGCAACAGAGGCTACCAGTTCAGTCAAATATTCTTTTGAACGTGCAGCAAACACAGCAGATGTTGAATCAGCCGTATATGCTTCTGCATCAGACACATCAATTGGGCTCTCAGGCAAACATGGCGAGTCTACAGCATCAGCAACTTCTTGGAACTGTGCCTTACATGCTCTTGCAACAAAATAACATGGATCCGATTCAGGCACAGAGAGGCCTTCAAGAAGTTTCCTCTAGTA GTCATGAAGATGCAGATGCAGATTATTGGCAAGAGGAGATATATCAAATG GTCAAGATGTTGAAGGACCAATACTTTGCAGACCTTAGTGAACTGTTCAATAAGATATGTGTGAAGCTACAGCATGTTGAGAGCATTATACCACCTCCGATTCCATCCGAGCAGTATGATAGAATGAAGAGCTTTAAAACATTGTTGGAACGTATATTACAGATGCTGCAAATTAGCAAGAGTATCATCCAACCTGCCATGAGGGACAGAGTTCCGCAATACGAGAAACAGATTATCACTATCTTGAATTGTCTAAGGAAGGCAGTGCAGCCACAAGTGCAGCAATAG
- the LOC123123905 gene encoding mediator of RNA polymerase II transcription subunit 15a isoform X1 translates to MDANWRPTQGSDPAALGDWRAQLQPEARSRVVNKILETLRKVLPVSVPDELNELQEVARQFEDKIYTEATNQSDYVRKISLKMVSMETNRQQAHGNAQVIPNQNNSAPALPPQGRNQAQTTKRQSSQQPMMQMLSGLHPGQSTIPQTQPMAMQSATQSGTQQNQLNFVQQSVQSLLHQPQQTVGRQQQQAHPSIHQQPSLHSQQPNIPLQQQQQQLMGHQPNLQQDQLIGQHNGAVEMQEQQRLPVQSNILLNVQQTQQMLNQPYMLLHQTHQLGSQANMASLQHQQLLGTVPYMLLQQNNMDPIQAQRGLQEVSSSNSTAQTGHEDADADYWQEEIYQMVKMLKDQYFADLSELFNKICVKLQHVESIIPPPIPSEQYDRMKSFKTLLERILQMLQISKSIIQPAMRDRVPQYEKQIITILNCLRKAVQPQVQQ, encoded by the exons ATGGACGCCAACTGGCGGCCCACCCAAGGGTCGGACCCCGCCGCCCTAGGCGATTGGCGCGCCCAGCTCCAGCCCGAGGCGCGCAGCAGGGTCGTCAATAAGAT ATTGGAGACTCTGAGGAAGGTCCTGCCAGTATCTGTGCCAGACGAACTGAACGAACTTCAAGAAGTCGCCAGGCAATTCGAAGACAAGATCTACACTGAAGCAACCAATCAG TCTGATTATGTGCGGAAGATATCTCTGAAAATGGTCTCTATGGAGACGAACAGACAACAGGCTCATGGAAATGCTCAAGTGATTCCAAATCAAAACAACTCAG CTCCTGCACTCCCTCCACAAGGCAGAAATCAAGCACAGACAACAAAGAGACAATCTTCACAGCAACCCATGATGCAAATGTTGTCTGGCCTTCACCCTGGGCAGTCCACCATTCCACAGACACAGCCAATGGCCATGCAGTCGGCTACTCAGAGTGGTACTCAACAGAATCAATTGAATTTCGTACAACAGTCTGTGCAATCATTACTCCACCAACCTCAGCAAACTGTTGGGAGGCAGCAGCAACAAGCACATCCCTCCATTCATCAACAGCCTTCGCTGCATAGTCAGCAGCCCAATATTCCtttacagcagcagcaacagcagttgATGGGGCACCAGCCAAATTTACAACAAGATCAGCTAATTGGTCAACATAATGGTGCTGTGGAGATGCAGGAGCAACAGAGGCTACCAGTTCAGTCAAATATTCTTTTGAACGTGCAGCAAACACAGCAGATGTTGAATCAGCCGTATATGCTTCTGCATCAGACACATCAATTGGGCTCTCAGGCAAACATGGCGAGTCTACAGCATCAGCAACTTCTTGGAACTGTGCCTTACATGCTCTTGCAACAAAATAACATGGATCCGATTCAGGCACAGAGAGGCCTTCAAGAAGTTTCCTCTAGTA ACTCTACTGCTCAAACAGGTCATGAAGATGCAGATGCAGATTATTGGCAAGAGGAGATATATCAAATG GTCAAGATGTTGAAGGACCAATACTTTGCAGACCTTAGTGAACTGTTCAATAAGATATGTGTGAAGCTACAGCATGTTGAGAGCATTATACCACCTCCGATTCCATCCGAGCAGTATGATAGAATGAAGAGCTTTAAAACATTGTTGGAACGTATATTACAGATGCTGCAAATTAGCAAGAGTATCATCCAACCTGCCATGAGGGACAGAGTTCCGCAATACGAGAAACAGATTATCACTATCTTGAATTGTCTAAGGAAGGCAGTGCAGCCACAAGTGCAGCAATAG